Proteins encoded by one window of Chrysemys picta bellii isolate R12L10 chromosome 10, ASM1138683v2, whole genome shotgun sequence:
- the LOC135974023 gene encoding SRRM2 protein homolog rsr-2-like yields the protein MQADNRKRAPAWTVREVLDLIAVWGEDSVLAELCSKRRNAKTFEKISKGMMERGHNRDSDQCRVKVKELRQAYQKTKEANGRSGSEPRTCRFYAELHAILGGAATTTPPVIVDSGSGIVSSATPEDSADGGEEEEEEDELAESTQHSILPNSQDLSLTLTEVPSQPSQASTQDSDPMEGTSAAANSSSLPPPSRRLSQIRRRKKRTRDEMFSEIMESSRSDRAHLNEWKETVSKYRKEASEREERRDQREERRDQREERRDQREERRDQREERWRQEDQRRQGATLGLLREQTDMLRRLVELQERLQENRLPLQPLFHPPPSPCSVSSSPRRVRTRGGGGGGRLRTPSHSTPVDSPSKRLSFF from the exons atgcaggctgataatcgaaaaagagcaccagcatggaccgtgagggaggtactggatctgatcgctgtatggggagaggattcagtgcttgcagaactttgttctaaaagacgaaatgccaaaacttttgaaaaaatctccaagggcatgatggagagaggccacaatagggactcagatcagtgccgcgtgaaagtcaaggagctcagacaagcctatcaaaaaacaaaggaggcaaacggtcgctccgggtcagagccgcggacatgccgcttctacgctgagctgcatgcaattctagggggggctgccaccactaccccacctgtgatcgtggattccgggtcggggatagtctcatcagcgacgcctgaggattctgccgatgggggagaggaggaggaggaggaggatgagcttgcagagagcacacagcactccattctccccaacagccaggatctttctctcaccctgactgaagtaccctcccaaccctcccaagccagtacccaagactctgaccccatggaagggacctcag cagctgcaaattcctcaagcctccctcctccatcccgaaggttatcacagataaggcgtcgtaagaagagaacgcgagacgagatgttttctgaaattatggaatccagccgcagtgacagagctcatctgaatgagtggaaggaaacagtttcaaagtataggaaagaagccagtgaacgtgaggagaggagggaccaacgtgaggagaggagggaccaacgtgaggagaggagggaccaacgtgaggagaggagggaccaacgtgaggagaggtggcggcaggaagatcagaggaggcagggtgcaacgctggggctgctgcgtgagcaaacagacatgctccggcgtctggtggagcttcaggaacggctgcaggaaaacagactgccgcttcagcccctgttccaccctcccccctccccatgttccgtatcctcctcacccagacgtgtaagaacgcggggggggggggggggggggaggctccgtacaccttcccattccaccccagtagacagcccaagcaaaaggctgtcatttttttaa